The DNA region GACGAAATCAAACAAGATAGGAAGTATGAAAGAAGAAATAATGTGTGAGAGTTGAAAATAGGACTGTTGTACAACTGAATGTATCTTTGATTAATGTCACTATTTAATTTGActataatcaatattttaaaataaaacttattatataaaaaattgttttatttaagatgtttttgtttcatttgcATGAggcaaattatataaaaatagaaggaaaaaaatacggtaaaaatataatagaatttttaattttatttttacggTTAAAGGGTTGAACTTATATGATTAaaagtctataaaattttattagtctagttggttaaagataTGTACTTATTTTTGGTAgcttgtaagttcgaaacatacctaaaatatttttaattttattttaactattttaagtttatgggcgggttaacccacaattcgacccaaatattcattcactctcaaatatatatccaaatcaCAACTTTcgatccgacaatccggacacattgaaaattaagtattatataatagtgagttataaatacataaattatgatatattagtccaaattttaaaaaaatatctctattttatttttaaataaatttgtattgaaAAAGGCATAACAGTGAAAGAAATGTTTATAATATCCTTTATTGGGAAATTGGGGTGGACTGTGGGGTGGCTGGCCCAAACCAACCTAGGTTTTgaaaaatagtaatattattattattttttatagggAATTGTCAAGAAATTAAACCTAAATAATCAAGTCTTTAAAATACACGTGGTTTGTTTAATTGACACACCAAGGAAAGTTGTAAAAAATTGTTAGAAGTTTGATAGATGTGAATTAGGGAATTGGGTATAGTGGGTATTGTTGGGATGTTGGAAGTCTTGaggtaattattttttattattaaaagtcaGTTTTTCATCTATCAAATTGTAACTAACAAGTTTATAATAGTCTTTGGAATGTGGGAATGGAACCAATTTCaccaaataattttgttttcttgtcTTGGGACCCAAAAAAGTTGGGAGAAAAAGTGACCAAATACTAGTCTAAAGCTATTTGGTAAATCGTGGACAATGGGTTTAGTGtgtttattaagttttaaaaagaAGTATAATTTTCAACTTTAAAACAACATCAATTCAATGCACAAAAGGATTAgttcattttcaaatatatcaaaattacaCCAAGCTAttccaaaatactaaaatttatgatatatttagatctaaaaattagagttaagagatttatcttaaaaatgactaaataaaatttaattgacaTAATTGACaccattttttttgttgaacGAATTATTTCATTGATCTCACTAAactttattattgatttatcaAGTAACGATGCGATGTTGAAGATTCTTTTGGTCTTATTCTTATTATGCGCCTTGTGAGCGCTTTTGGATTCGAAAAACAATTGTTCAGATGTTACCATTACCAGTGTTACTAGCATTtttcccgtgcatttgcacgagtattaatataaaaatcgtgaaaaaaaaatacggataacattttttattttatttttaaccgttttaagtttatgggtgggtcaacccacattccgacccaagtatccatttactcaacacctatatagattagttagttaaaaagttgaacttatattaatattaaaacgtcccgcgtttatcaaatttggtgttgaatttaaaatataaagtctttgtagcctaggtggttaaagagttgtaattgttttgttaggttgtaattttatttttaaccgttttaaatttaaaaacgggtcaacccacaatccgacccaagtatccaaattaaccacagctctcgacccgccaatccggacactttaaaaattaagcatcattatatatatatagattagttagttaaaaagttgaacttatattaatattaaaacgtcccgcgtttatcaaatttggtgttgaatttaaaatataaagtctttgtagcctagttggttaaagagttgtacttgttttgttaggttgcaagttcgaaacatacctctagcatttttaattttatttttaaccgtttcaaatttaaaaacgggtcaacccacaatccgacccaagtatccaaattaaccacagctctcgacccgccaatccggacactttaaaaattaagcatcattatatatatatagattagttagttaaaaagttgaacttatattaatattaaaacgtcccgcgtttatcaaatttggtgttgaatttaaaatataaagtctttgtagcctagttggttaaagagttgtacttgttttattaggttgcaagttcgaaacatacctctagcatttttaattttatttttaaccgttttaaatttaaaaacgggtcaacccacaatctgacccaagtatccaaattaaccacagctctcgacccgccaatccggacactttaaaaattaagcatcattatatatatatagattagttagttaaaaagttgaacttatattaatattaaaacgtcccgcgtttatcaaatttggtgttgaatttaaaatataaagtctttgtagcctagttggttaaagagttggatttgttttgttaggttgcaagttcgaaacatacctctagcatttttaattttatttttaaccgttttaaatttaaaaacgggtcaacccacaatccgacccaagtatccaaattaaccacagctctcgacccgccaatccggacactttaaaaattaagcatcattatatatagggCAAATTACCTAGGCGGCCCTCAAACTATCTCaatcgctcacttttggccctcaaattaatttttgaaacaaatcgcccttcaacttttataaaggtcaccaatggcccttccgtcaactttttggttaaacctaacggtttaagtttaaaatattattttttatatattatctttaatcttatattttatatttatatatataattattaaattgcttatatataatattatatatatatattattattaaattttatataattattaaatcttttatataataaataaataatatatatattatttatttttatctatatatataatttatatatattatctttaactaatttatatataatatttatataatatatattttaaaaaataatttaagtgttaaaagtattttagtagTTAGAagttataaaagtatttatatatatatatatattatttatttattatataaaagatttaataattatataaaatttaataatatatatatataatattatataaaagcgatttaataattatatatataaatataaaatataagattaaagataatatataaaaaaataatattttaaacttaaacggttaggtttaactaaaaagttgacggaagggccaatggtgacctttataaaagttgaagggcgatttgtttcaaaaattagtttgagggccaaaagtgagcaatcgagatagttcgagggccgcccaggtaatttgcccttatatatatatagattagttagttaaaaagttgaacttatattaatattaaaacgtcccgcgtttatcaaatttgatgttgaatttaaaatataaagtctttgtagcctagttggttaaagagttctacttgttttgttaggttgcaagttcgaaacatacctctagcatttttaattttatttttaaccgttttaaatttaaaaacgggtcaacccacaatccgacccaagtatccaaattaaccacagctctcgacccgccaatccggacattttaaaaattaagcatcattatatatatatagataccatatttgtattttttaaaattttctaagaaTTTATTATtgactttataaaataaagaaatagagGAAGGGACAATTATTTCAgtgtgatattttttttttcaaaatgaattaaagtcttatttttttttttgagttatcatatatagataataaactttgaaaatctataaataaaatatacttttaaagatatttttaataaattatatatatatatatatatatatatatattatcaagtAACCATTTTTTTCCTCTATTATTCctcttatatattttagaacttgtatttcaatattttgtaAGACAAATTGTGGTTgtggttttttattttttattaaatggataaattaacatagtttttatttttctatattaaggataaaaacaatttattttcgattttatatataaattaattaatttgataaaaatatgtaaatttggGACtgaaattacataaataaattaattaactagttTTTTTGTCCAGCCGCAATTCGATTCTCCTTCACCCCTACCAGGTTTCACGCAAAGAAGAGTTCTAGAGACGACTAACCTGCGCCGGGGGTTAGCCGGAGTACGGAATTCACCCTTAGTTGATCAGAATCAGATACACAGAGGTACTAATCACAATCTCTATCAGTTTAATTTGGATTCCATGTTCAATTGCGACTTCATTGATTGTTTACAGTGCAAGATCCGAGTTCATTCTCGAATCGCGCTCATCCTTTCTTCATTTATACATCAGATACGATCTATTccatcaatttactctcacgtaTATACATCAATTCCATCTTGATTTGGACTGAATTTTCGAAGCATCTTTAGGAGTTTGATTTTGTTTCCTGTTGCAGAAATGTTTGATAATCTAGGAGTTCAATCTGAAGTACCTAGACCACAAAAGAATCAGCAACCTGACATCCCTAACGCATTTGGGAATGCTTTTTATGGTGCGGGTTCAGGGTTTATAAGAGGTGGTTTAGGCGCTTATGGAGAGAAAATCTTGGGTTCAAGCTCAGAATATGTGCAAAGCAATGTAAGTTTATCATAATTGTGCATTCTTTACATTGAGATTCCAGATGTAAAGATCATTTCTTTTGAACAAATCTATATCCTATCAAATAGTTTGATAAAATCTGAATTGTTGTTGAACATAATGCAAGTGAAGTAGATATAGTAAGTTGTTTGAAAATGCCTTCTTTAATTGGGCAAATCCTTGGCTCATTTTTACTGTCAAGAAGCTTTGTTCATCTAACTCTGTACATGAAACAAGTggaaatcaattttattttttttaaatttgtcatttttGAAATGAAACAGATTAGTAGGTATTTCTCTGATCCTCAATACTACTTCCAAGTGAACGATCACTATGTGAGGAACAAACTGAAGGTTGTTCTGTTTCCGTTTCTGCATAGGGTGAGAGGCTCAACCACAAATCTTCATTTACTTCTCCAATTCTTTATTGTATGACATGTCCACCTATTTTCCAGGGCCATTGGACCAGGATATCGGAGCCAGTTGGTGGGAGGTTGTCGTATAAACCACCAATACACGATATAAATGCACCTGACTTATACATTCCATTCATGGTCTTTGGCACCTATATTGTGCTGGCTGGCTTTTCATTAGGCCTTTATGGCAAGTAAGTAAGCAGTAAGCACTTGGGCATTGTTTGAATAACAAAGTAGTTATTGAAATTCATGATTCCCACATTAAACAAGGCCTTGGATTCTTTCCTTTTAGTATGTATGTATGTTGTTTAAGGTCTCCGTATGTGGTGTGTTCTCTTCAGGTTTAGCCCAGAAGTTCTGAATTGGTTAATCATAAAGGGTCTGATGGGGTGGGGAATGCAATTCATTCTTCTGAAAACGTTGCTAGTTTCATTGGGAAGTGGGGAGGCACCGTTTTTGGACATAGTTGCTTATGCGGGATATATGTTCACTGGTATAAGTTTGGGTATAGTGGGAAGGATCGTGTGGAGACACTCTTACTATTTGTTGATGCCTTGGACTTGCTTGTGCATGGGAATATTCTTGGTGAAGACGTTGAAGAGAGTTTCGGAGGTGAGAAGTCATGATTCAAGCAAACAGCATTATCTTCTTCTATTCATTGCCTTGGCTCAGTTCCCACTTTTCCTTTGGCTTGGTAATGTCACTGTTCATTGgcttttctaaatttttttactaCTTTGCTTCTCTTATACTGACTCACCTGACTACCATACATTTCAAACATTTCTGTTGTTGAGGAAGAAACTCTGAATTCCCATAAATCTCGAGGTTTCTtttcttcattatatatttgtagttaACAAGACAAAAGACTTATGTATTTTTTATGAGAACACATCTGAACACATTGATAACAGTATTGTCCCCATTTGGAAATTGCTATTTCAGAATTTGAATCcatttctaaaatcattttaaaactaAACTTAATGATAAGAGTAATTTTAACTGATGTATTCACATGAGTATTtcaatatat from Impatiens glandulifera chromosome 5, dImpGla2.1, whole genome shotgun sequence includes:
- the LOC124938714 gene encoding protein YIF1B-A-like; the encoded protein is MFDNLGVQSEVPRPQKNQQPDIPNAFGNAFYGAGSGFIRGGLGAYGEKILGSSSEYVQSNISRYFSDPQYYFQVNDHYVRNKLKVVLFPFLHRGHWTRISEPVGGRLSYKPPIHDINAPDLYIPFMVFGTYIVLAGFSLGLYGKFSPEVLNWLIIKGLMGWGMQFILLKTLLVSLGSGEAPFLDIVAYAGYMFTGISLGIVGRIVWRHSYYLLMPWTCLCMGIFLVKTLKRVSEVRSHDSSKQHYLLLFIALAQFPLFLWLGNVTVHWLF